A stretch of candidate division KSB1 bacterium DNA encodes these proteins:
- a CDS encoding DUF4199 domain-containing protein, giving the protein MRRYALIFGSIAGFVLVLMMFLTMPFFGENVDYDTAEWLGYISMIVALSTIFIGIKSYRDKESAGIISFGKAFKVGLFITLVASTFYVAGWMLYVNTSGTNFMDDYYEHSVEKIRSSGDSETAIQAKIADMEKWRELYKNPLIQIGVTFIEIFPVGLLITIISATILKKKQEKTA; this is encoded by the coding sequence GCTTCGTCCTGGTGCTCATGATGTTTTTGACCATGCCGTTTTTTGGTGAAAATGTAGATTACGATACAGCCGAGTGGCTGGGATACATTAGTATGATAGTTGCTCTATCGACAATTTTTATTGGCATTAAATCCTACCGGGATAAAGAGTCGGCGGGTATTATCAGTTTTGGCAAGGCTTTTAAGGTCGGGTTATTTATCACATTGGTCGCGTCCACATTTTATGTCGCCGGCTGGATGCTTTATGTCAATACTTCCGGTACAAATTTTATGGATGACTACTATGAGCACAGTGTCGAGAAAATCAGAAGTAGCGGCGACTCTGAAACTGCAATTCAGGCAAAAATTGCGGATATGGAAAAGTGGCGGGAATTGTACAAGAACCCCTTAATCCAGATTGGCGTTACGTTTATCGAAATATTTCCCGTGGGTTTGTTGATTACAATCATTAGCGCTACCATCTTGAAAAAGAAGCAAGAAAAAACCGCATAA
- a CDS encoding VOC family protein, which produces MELGAFSISLAVKELEKSKIFYEKLGFKVFAGDPSQNWLIMKNGDHSIGLFQGMFETNILTFNPGWDKDCKKLESFTDVRELHKKFKSEGIEISSESITNETGPSNFSVIDPDGNSILIDQHV; this is translated from the coding sequence ATGGAATTAGGTGCATTTTCAATAAGCCTTGCAGTAAAAGAACTCGAGAAATCTAAAATCTTTTATGAAAAATTAGGCTTCAAAGTTTTTGCTGGCGACCCATCACAAAATTGGCTCATCATGAAAAATGGTGATCATAGTATCGGCTTATTTCAAGGTATGTTTGAGACCAATATTTTAACTTTCAATCCTGGTTGGGACAAAGACTGTAAAAAACTTGAATCATTTACTGATGTTCGAGAACTCCATAAAAAGTTTAAGTCTGAAGGAATAGAAATCTCAAGTGAGTCGATTACAAATGAAACTGGCCCGTCAAATTTCTCAGTTATTGATCCAGATGGTAATTCAATATTGATAGATCAACATGTTTAA
- a CDS encoding nucleotidyltransferase family protein, translating into MKAMIFAAGLGTRLRPITNTKPKALVEINGVPLLETVINRLIAAGVSEVIVNLHHFPDQIRDFVREKNNFGIRIEFSFEETLLLDTGGGLKKAAWFFDDGQPFIIHNVDILSNINLEKMFEHHLQNKCLATLAVNERETKRFLIFDEENLLCGWKSLHVNKEVVSRAPKGKSQDLGFCGIHVVSADIFEKITEDGVFSIITSYMRLISAGERIMAFRTHENSWRDVGKLAELEK; encoded by the coding sequence ATGAAAGCAATGATCTTCGCTGCCGGTCTCGGCACTCGTCTCCGACCGATTACCAACACCAAACCGAAAGCCTTAGTAGAAATCAATGGTGTGCCTCTTTTGGAAACAGTTATCAACCGTTTGATTGCTGCGGGTGTCTCAGAAGTTATCGTTAATCTGCACCATTTCCCCGACCAGATCAGAGACTTTGTCCGGGAGAAAAACAACTTTGGGATTCGCATCGAGTTTTCTTTTGAAGAAACGCTTTTGTTGGATACCGGGGGCGGTCTAAAGAAAGCAGCCTGGTTTTTTGACGACGGTCAGCCGTTTATCATTCATAATGTAGATATTCTCAGCAACATCAATTTGGAAAAAATGTTCGAACATCATTTACAAAATAAGTGTCTGGCCACACTTGCAGTCAATGAAAGAGAAACCAAACGTTTTTTAATCTTCGATGAGGAGAATCTGCTTTGCGGCTGGAAATCCTTACATGTAAACAAAGAAGTTGTGTCACGAGCTCCGAAGGGAAAATCTCAAGATTTGGGTTTTTGTGGAATTCATGTTGTTTCAGCCGATATCTTTGAAAAGATAACGGAAGACGGAGTTTTCTCAATCATCACCAGTTATATGCGGCTTATCAGCGCTGGCGAGCGAATAATGGCATTTCGGACTCATGAAAATTCGTGGCGTGATGTGGGAAAATTGGCGGAGTTGGAAAAGTAA